The following coding sequences lie in one Fusarium poae strain DAOMC 252244 chromosome 1, whole genome shotgun sequence genomic window:
- the ATP3 gene encoding atp3 gamma subunit of the F1 sector of mitochondrial F1F0 ATP synthase (BUSCO:50308at5125) yields the protein MASRLARSAVGAPLLRPVLARRAAPAFSVAAARYNSNVPAEDPKKKAQSIIDALPGNSLLSKSAILSSAAALSIYGISSEYYVMNEETIIAISLLSVWTALIKYGGPAYKEWAEAQNNKIKNILNSARADHTEAVKGRIEDVKQMGSVVEITKNLFEVSKETAKLESEAFELEQKTALAAEAKAVLESWVRYEGQVKQRQQKELAQSIIAKVQKELENPKVLQQILQQSVADVEKIVASKAQ from the exons ATGGCGTCACGCTTGGCACGAAGCGCCGTCG GCGCTCCCCTCCTCCGACCCGTCCTCGCCCGCCGAGCTGCCCCTGCCTTCTCCGTTGCCGCTGCGCGATACAACAGCAATGTGCCCGCCGAGGACCCTAAGAAGAAGGCCCAGAGCATCATCGACGCTCTTCCCGGTAACAGCCTCCTGAGCAAGAGCGCCATCCTCAGCTCCGCCGCCGCTCTCTCCATCTACGGCATCTCCAGCGAGTACTACGTCATGAACGAGGAGACCATCATCGCCATCTCCCTTCTTTCCGTCTGGACTGCTCTGATCAAGTACGGTGGCCCTGCCTACAAGGAGTGGGCTGAGGCGCAgaacaacaagatcaagaacaTCCTCAACAGCGCCCGTGCCGACCACACCGAGGCTGTCAAGGGCCGTATTGAGGACGTCAAGCAGATGGGCAGCGTTGTTGAGATCACCAAGAACCTGTTCGAGGTTTCCAAG GAGACTGCCAAGCTTGAGTCTGAGGCTTTCGAGCTTGAGCAAAAGACTGCTCTGGCTGCTGAGGCCAAGGCTGTTCTTGAGTCTTGGGTCCGATACGAGGGACAGGTTAAGCAGCGCCAGCAGAAGGAGCTTGCTCAGTCCATTATCGCCAAGGTCCAGAAGGAGCTCGAGAACCCCAAGGTCCTTCAGCAGATCCTCCAGCAGAGTGTTGCTGACGTTGAGA AGATCGTTGCCTCCAAGGCCCAATAG
- a CDS encoding hypothetical protein (TransMembrane:2 (o302-320i528-545o)~BUSCO:21192at5125): MADIDDYLEEGFDPRSVTVPRLRSILVTHNVEYPATAKKSQLVDLVEEHVLPQAPKLRAQRARAKRSSMGIVNAGSAEDNGLWDDYDLAPPSTIKKRSKSPRKTSGRIKTEHDVLATPAPRSPTKRSTRSVSRALSHTDEPDYYEAPRSVRQPRRDITPQIKQESSEEEEEEEEEEEEEAVQEETILPDHEESVFTYDNPFQSGSSPAQHKTPTNRRRTADRDSIRSAKSSSRLRTSTYNDNYQQIHDPQTPIYRQPTPDVVEAGEEFTPNEQLELEEAASRGEMAAETRKPASQVSRKGGFKAPLVVLFLSLFGAYLAWYRQEKIAVGYCEVGGQAKSLISPDIPIPDALLPFVEPQCEPCPSHAYCYGDYSVRCENGFLLKPHPLSLGGLVPVPPTCEPDGEKARRVKAVADKAIEELRERRAQYECGELVTEDGQKQDSPAIAEHELKQTVSRKRSQRLSEEEFEELWAEAIGEVATREEVEIIGTAPSSDSSDLPDRQLSSTSLARLPLTCALKRSVRLSLARYRLTIGLLISAVLGIFYMRARYRKHVATKAQIPALVDTVLERLANQKELGEEGIDDPWLFLPNLRDDVLRTIHSLSERERIWQRVRAVVEQNSNVRTSQREGRSGEVGRAWEWIGPVAGEGARRRRTGRVSLGPDLHTDSPETSKATPEVKKWEESRPLY; encoded by the exons ATGGCCGATATCGATGATTATCTCGAAGAGGGCTTTGACCCGCGCTCTGTCACTGTACCACGCCTTCGATCAATTCTTGTTACACACAATGTCGAGTACCCTGCCACTGCGAAAAAGTCCCAGCTTGTCGACCTGGTTGAGGAACATGTCCTTCCACAAGCCCCTAAGCTCCGAGCTCAACGCGCTCGCGCTAAGAGGTCCAGCATGGGTATCGTGAACGCTGGCAGTGCTGAAGATAACGGCCTTTGGGACGATTATGATCTGGCCCCTCCCTCAACAATCAAGAAGCGATCAAAGTCTCCTCGCAAAACATCAGGCCGCATTAAGACTGAGCATGATGTTCTTGCGACTCCTGCGCCTAGAAGCCCCACAAAGCGCAGCACCCGATCAGTAAGCCGCGCGCTTTCGCATACTGACGAACCCGATTATTATGAGGCGCCTCGCTCCGTACGTCAGCCACGTAGGGACATAACGCCACAGATCAAGCAAGAATCAtctgaagaggaggaggaggaggaagaagaagaagaggaagaagcagtACAGGAAGAAACAATACTACCCGACCACGAAGAAAGTGTTTTCACATACGACAACCCTTTCCAAAGTGGAAGTTCTCCAGCTCAGCACAAAACGCCAACCAACCGCCGCCGCACAGCTGATAGAGATTCTATCAGAAGTGCCAAGTCATCATCGCGTCTTCGAACAAGCACCTACAATGACAACTATCAGCAGATTCACGACCCTCAAACCCCTATATATCGCCAGCCAACTCCAGATGTAGTTGAAGCTGGTGAGGAGTTCACTCCCAACGAGCAATTGGAGCTCGAGGAAGCTGCAAGCCGAGGTGAGATGGCTGCCGAGACACGTAAGCCTGCGAGCCAAGTTTCACGAAAAGGTGGCTTCAAGGCCCCTCTCGTGGTCCTTTTCCTATCTCTTTTCGGAGCATACCTTGCTTGGTATCGCCAGGAGAAGATTGCTGTGGGCTACTGCGAGGTTGGTGGACAAGCAAAATCGCTTATCTCGCCGGATATTCCTATTCCAGACGCTCTTTTGCCTTTTGTTGAGCCTCAGTGCGAACCTTGCCCCTCCCACGCCTATTGCTATGGAGACTATTCAGTTCGTTGTGAGAATGGCTTCCTTCTCAAGCCCCATCCTTTGTCCCTTGGTGGTCTGGTTCCCGTCCCACCCACTTGTGAGCCAGATGGCGAAAAGGCGAGACGCGTCAAGGCTGTAGCCGACAAGGCCATTGAAGAACTCAGAGAACGACGAGCCCAATATGAGTGCGGAGAGCTTGTTACCGAGGATGGTCAGAAGCAAGACTCCCCTGCCATTGCTGAACATGAACTTAAGCAGACTGTCAGCCGCAAGCGCTCTCAAAGACTTAGTGAGGAGGAATTTGAAGAGCTTTGGGCTGAGGCCATTGGCGAGGTTGCGACTAGAGAGGAGGTTGAAATCATCGGAACAGCACC ATCGTCCGATTCCTCCGATCTTCCAGATCGACAGCTATCGTCCACGTCTCTCGCTCGCCTTCCGCTCACCTGCGCGCTCAAGCGATCGGTCCGACTCAGCCTGGCAAGATATCGACTCACAATTGGACTTTTAATCTCTGCCGTCTTGGGCATCTTCTACATGCGGGCCCGGTACCGTAAGCATGTAGCTACAAAGGCTCAAATTCCTGCTTTGGTCGACACCGTTCTAGAAAGACTTGCCAACCAGAAGGAGCTCGGCGAAGAGGGTATTGACGACCCTTGGCTGTTTTTGCCAAACTTGAGAGATGACGTTCTTCGAACTATTCACTCATTGTCAGAACGAGAACGCATCTGGCAACGAGTCCGAGCTGTAGTCGAGCAAAACAGCAATGTTCGAACTAGTCAACGTGAGGGGAGAAGCGGCGAGGTTGGCCGTGCTTGGGAATGGATTGGCCCTGTCGCTGGCGAAGGGGCGAGAAGGCGACGAACTGGCCGGGTATCCCTTGGTCCCGATTTACATACAGACTCTCCAGAGACTTCAAAGGCCACGCCCGAGGTGAAGAAATGGGAAGAGTCAAGGCCCCTTTACTAA
- a CDS encoding hypothetical protein (BUSCO:22782at5125) produces MLARRSALAKPGFVCRTCARQYQSQLRWASTSTQDNIYDVVCVGGGPAGLSLLTALRANPITAGLRVALIEAQDLSKISSFSLPSTQFSNRCSSLTPASAQYLDKIGAWRHLQRDRVQDYQEMQVWDGVTSARIEFDWPPSTTGDKTIAYMTENLNLTSGLLKRLHELGGVDIFDKTKVEGIDLGKETEDLDLSEWPVVQLSNGQSLAARLLVGADGANSPVRTFAGINSRGWDYGRHGVVATLELEGEGWGGQFNKIAYQRFLPTGPVAMLPMPGKYATLVWSTTPEKAALLKSLSPKDFIAMVNAAFRLSPVDIGFMHTQQGSQEEELSWRLQHTSFDAEALPQTVVGVQEGSIASFPLKLRHADTYTGERVALVGDAAHTIHPLAGQGLNQGQGDAQSLVKTIEFAVSHGQDLGAQLSLESYNSERYAANHIILNVCDKLHKLYSVESGPLVPLRSVGLRAVNALGPLKNFFMEQASGTGTKIL; encoded by the exons ATGTTGGCTCGTCGATCTGCTCTGGCCAAGCCGGGCTTTGTCTGTCGAACCTGTGCTCGCCAATACCAGTCTCAACTTCGGTGGGCTTCAACTTCTACGCAGGACAATATTTATGATGTTGTATGTGTTGGTGGCGGGCCAGCAGGTTTGAGTCTACTGACTGCGCTTC GTGCCAATCCTATAACTGCCGGTCTTCGAGTTGCCCTCATTGAAGCTCAGGATCTCTCCAAGATCTCCTCGTTCTCACTCCCCTCGACTCAATTCTCCAACAGATGTAGCTCTCTCACCCCTGCTTCGGCTCAGTATCTCGATAAGATCGGAGCATGGCGACATCTGCAACGTGATCGGGTCCAAGACTACCAGGAGATGCAAGTATGGGATGGAGTCACTAGTGCCCGAATCGAATTCGACTGGCCACCTAGCACTACTGGAGATAAAACAATCGCCTACATGACAGAGAACCTCAACTTGACATCTGGACTACTCAAAAGATTGCACGAACTTGGCGGAGTGGACATTTtcgacaagaccaaggtcgAGGGCATTGATCTAGGCAAGGAAACCGAGGACTTGGACTTGAGTGAGTGGCCGGTTGTACAGCTCTCGAACGGCCAATCGCTAGCAGCACGTCTTCTTGTTGGAGCAGACGGAGCGAACAGTCCCGTGCGTACCTTTGCCGGTATTAACAGCCGCGGGTGGGACTATGGCAGACACGGGGTTGTCGCAACTCTAGAGCTTGAAGGCGAGGGTTGGGGTGGTCAGTTCAACAAGATTGCCTATCAGCGATTCTTGCCTACTGGACCTGTTGCAATGCTGCCCATGCCTGGCAAATATGCTACATTGGTCTGGTCTACTACCCCTGAGAAGGCTGCTCTTCTCAAGAGCCTTAGCCCTAAAGACTTCATTGCCATGGTCAATGCTGCTTTCCGCCTGAGCCCTGTTGATATCGGCTTCATGCACACTCAGCAGGGTAGCCAGGAAGAAGAGCTATCATGGCGCCTACAACACACAAGCTTCGATGCAGAGGCTCTGCCGCAGACTGTGGTTGGTGTGCAGGAAGGCAGCATCGCATCTTTCCCCCTGAAACTGCGACATGCCGACACATATACCGGTGAACGTGTCGCACTTGTTGGCGATGCGGCCCATACTATTCATCCATTGGCAGGTCAAGGTTTgaaccaaggtcaaggagatGCCCAAAGTCTAGTCAAGACGATCGAGTTTGCTGTCTCTCATGGCCAGGATCTTGGTGCCCAACTATCTCTTGAGTCATACAACAGCGAGCGGTACGCAGCTAACCACATCATTCTCAATGTTTGTGATAAGCTCCACAAGCTCTACTCTGTCGAGAGTGGCCCCCTGGTGCCGCTGCGTTCAGTTGGCCTGAGAGCTGTCAATGCCCTCGGCCCTTTGAAGAACTTCTTCATGGAGCAGGCATCCGGTACCGGCACTAAAATCTTGTAA
- the NUO49 gene encoding NADH:ubiquinone oxidoreductase 49kD subunit (BUSCO:19896at5125), translated as MATLRLASRGVKSLCMRPATFAARPFSTTCLRRNAAPVETVGTRLVPVDEDFTTAQDAYGLSKPRTPGTRKSRENSVSDRKIRHYTVNFGPQHPAAHGVLRLILELSGEEIVRADPHVGLLHRGTEKLIEYKTYLQALPYFDRLDYVSMMTNEQCFSLAVEKLLNVEIPERAKWIRTLFGEITRILNHLMSVLSHAMDVGALTPFLWGFEEREKLMEFYERVSGARLHAAYVRPGGVHQDIPVGLLDDIYQWATQFGDRIDETEEMLTDNRIWIERLRGVGVVPAAEALNLSFTGVMLRGSGVPFDVRKNQPYDAYDQVEFDVPVGTNGDCYDRYLCRMEEFRQSLRIIHQCLNKMPAGPVRVEDYKVSPPPRTAMKENMEALIHHFLLYTKGYAVPPGETYSAIEAPKGEMGVYVVSDGSERPYRCHIRAPGFAHLGGFDHVSKGHLLADAVAVIGTMDLVFGEVDR; from the exons ATGGCTACTCTCCGACTCGCCAGCCGAGGCGTCAAGAGCCTGTGCATGCGGCCAGCAACATTCGCCGCCCGCCCTTTTTCGACGACTTGCCTGCGAAGAAACGCCGCTCCTGTCGAGACCGTTGGTACCAGACTTGTGCCCGTTGACGAAGATTTCACCACCGCCCAGGATGCCTACGGCCTGTCCAAGCCTCGAACTCCCGGAACCCGAAAGTCGCGCGAGAACTCGGTTTCAGACCGAAAGATTCGACACTACACTGTCAACTTTGGTCCCCAGCATCCCGCCGCTCACGGTGTGTTGCGTCTGATTCTCGAGCTCAGTGGTGAAGAGATCGTCCGAGCCGACCCTCACGTCGGCCTGCTCCACCGAGGTACCGAGAAGTTGATCGAGTACAAGACATATCTCCAGGCCCTGCCTTACTTTGATCGACTCGACTATGTTTCCATGATGACCAACGAGCAGTGCTTCTCTCTGGCTGTTGAGAAGCTGCTCAACGTCGAGATTCCCGAGCGAGCCAAGTGGATCCGAACTCTGTTTGGCGAGATCACTCGTATCCTTAACCATCTGATGTCCGTTCTTTCACACGCTATGGATGTTGGTGCTTTGACACCTTTCCTGTGGGGTTTCGAGGAGCGTGAGAAGCTTATG GAATTCTACGAGCGTGTTTCCGGTGCCCGTCTCCACGCTGCCTACGTTCGACCCGGTGGTGTTCACCAGGATATCCCCGTTGGCCTTCTCGACGACATTTACCAGTGGGCTACCCAGTTCGGCGACCGAATCGACGAGACCGAGGAGATGTTGACTGACAACCGTATCTGGATTGAGCGATTGAGGGGTGTTGGTGTCGTTCCTGCCGCTGAGGCTCTGAACCTTTCCTTCACTGGTGTCATGCTGCGAGGTTCTGGTGTTCCTTTCGACGTCCGCAAGAACCAGCCTTACGACGCCTACGACCAGGTCGAATTCGATGTTCCCGTTGGAACCAACGGTGACTGCTACGACCGATACCTCTGCCGAATGGAGGAGTTCCGCCAATCTCTCCGAATTATCCACCAGTGCCTCAACAAGATGCCTGCTGGTCCCGTCCGTGTTGAGGACTACAAGGTTTCTCCTCCCCCACGAACCGCCATGAAGGAGAACATGGAGGCCCTTATCCACCACTTCCTTCTCTACACCAAGGGCTATGCCGTCCCCCCTGGTGAGACCTACTCCGCTATCGAGGCCCCTAAGGGTGAGATGGGTGTTTACGTCGTTTCTGACGGCAGTGAGCGACCTTACCGATGCCACATTCGTGCTCCCGGTTTCGCTCACTTGGGTGGATTTGATCATGTTTCCAAGGGTCACTTGTTGGCTGATGCTGTGGCGGTCATTGGTACTATGGATCTGGTGTTCG GTGAGGTTGATAGGTAA
- a CDS encoding hypothetical protein (BUSCO:25210at5125), producing the protein MAQDDHGQSHGDSPNNPSASSVLTSNSPSLAPIVASVTAPTTHAASTRTANTASAHSDTTLPPITSIASVPFTAADRPTASTTAAVSTSAPVPAEPELPAVSSSAPTSTPAPAPVASTAAPAVAQQNGDSRAPEAVSTTPASNSEMSNQHPGMPHGQHVSYQGSSTHYAPSIGVTTAQYGSYPAVTSQPAEAYRPSPMPIGSNMSLPSMRTIENPHGPPVSSPQGMPMNMPMAQVPGGVPYYQHQGMPMAPGYGLSDPMARYAIPHDPRLMGHRGPKKEIKRRTKTGCLTCRKRRIKCDETHPTCNNCKKSKRECLGYDPIFRQQAGGQPSNIQPAPSQRTPPTVPSSVPSSIPSSIAPNPVLTARPTNSYGSQPSMLPSSYATAHATTASPNPSITSLSYDSSFSNVASPPVKSEPTYEYSAAAIDPALHNPESSRAVDQRPLADNQNLRANKMNIDEIIKLLGQVPPPQSGPHPEEMLNEITKVYHEMYAHGLSSFFETTWYFFTENGKMSLPRNPYLVDLLASFLKTLEAVKVNDHSQMAYSGILETRLVWELARSAYEAPTTSPVNPGLPAENDAKEAQNRIRVVEALLCGDYLPSNPLCLPVQDPGNSRIRQFDFWYSLAEFVRTRDNPTGQVAVKVREDMLARMRYLLDGRENRDVLYSIAVVRELSPHFDSTYNNAPQHVDESDPKNRLAVASKFIFDESQVTGGTTNVVRRFCDIAHRAFVNPGVNIARRN; encoded by the exons ATGGCTCAAGACGACCATGGGCAGAGTCACGGAGACTCTCCCAATAatccttcagcttcttctgtTCTGACATCAAACTCTCCTTCTCTAGCTCCCATTGTCGCATCTGTCACCGCTCCCACAACTCACGCCGCGAGCACCAGAACTGCCAATACAGCTTCAGCTCATTCCGACACGACGCTCCCGCCCATCACCTCGATTGCATCGGTACCGTTCACAGCAGCGGACCGTCCGACCGCCTCGACGACCGCTGCAGTTTCCACCTCCGCACCCGTTCCCGCAGAGCCCGAACTTCCCgcagtctcttcttctgcGCCGACTTCTAcgccagctccagctccagttGCCTCTACCGCTGCGCCCGCGGTTGCCCAACAGAACGGCGACAGTAGAGCTCCCGAGGCTGTCTCGACAACACCTGCATCTAATTCGGAAATGTCTAACCAACATCCGGGAATGCCTCATGGCCAGCATGTCAGCTACCAGGGGTCTTCGACACATTATGCGCCATCGATCGGTGTAACAACTGCTCAATATGGCTCTTATCCTGCGGTAACGAGTCAACCGGCTGAGGCGTACCGGCCCAGTCCTATGCCTATCGGTAGCAACATGTCCCTGCCAAGTATGAGGACGATTGAGAACCCACATGGACCGCCTGTGTCGAGTCCACAGGGCATGCCGATGAACATGCCGATGGCCCAAGTGCCAGGCGGTGTACCGTACTATCAACATCAGGGCATGCCCATGGCTCCAGGTTACGGACTTTCTGATCCTATGGCTCGTTACGCTATTCCGCATGATCCCCGTCTTATGGGCCATAGGGGGCCAAAGAAG GAGATCAAACGTCGGACAAAGACAGGTTGTCTGACTTGCAGAAAACGCCGAATCAAG TGCGACGAGACACACCCAACTTGCAATAATTGCAAGAAGTCAAAGCGCGAGTGTTTGGGTTACGATCCAATCTTTCGGCAGCAAGCAGGCGGGCAGCCTTCTAATATTCAACCGGCACCTAGCCAGAGGACTCCTCCTACAGTCCCTAGCTCCGTGCCTTCGAGCATTCCTTCCTCCATAGCGCCCAACCCTGTCCTCACCGCTCGACCTACCAACTCATACGGTAGCCAACCGTCGATGCTCCCCAGCTCATACGCAACAGCTCACGCAACAACCGCAAGCCCCAACCCTTCTATCACCTCGCTTAGCTACGATTCCAGTTTCTCCAACGTGGCGTCTCCTCCTGTCAAGTCCGAGCCAACATACGAGTATTCGGCTGCTGCTATTGACCCAGCCCTTCACAATCCCGAAAGCTCAAGAGCGGTTGACCAAAGGCCTCTTGCTGACAACCAAAACCTAAGAG CCAACAAAATGAATATCGATGAGATTATCAAACTCTTGGGCCAAGTTCCGCCGCCCCAGAGTGGTCCTCATCCTGAGGAGATGCTCAACGAAATCACAAAGGTCTACCATGAGATGTATGCACATGGTCTCAGTTCTTTCTTCGAAACCACATGGTACTTTTTTACGGAAAATGGAAAGATGTCACTTCCTCGAAACCCTTACTTGGTGGATTTGCTAGCAAGCTTTCTCAAAACATTGGAGGCTGTCAAGGTCAACGATCATTCGCAAATGGCTTACTCGGGTATCCTTGAGACGCGCCTCGTATGGGAGCTTGCGCGATCAGCCTACGAAGCCCCCACAACCTCTCCTGTCAACCCTGGTCTGCCAGCTGAGAATGATGCCAAGGAGGCCCAAAACCGAATTCGAGTTGTCGAGGCACTACTCTGTGGCGACTATCTGCCTTCCAACCCTCTTTGTTTACCCGTGCAGGACCCTGGCAATTCTCGCATCCGTCAATTTGACTTCTGGTACAGTTTGGCCGAGTTTGTACGGACGCGCGACAATCCCACTGGTCAAGTTGCAGTCAAGGTGAGGGAGGATATGCTTGCAAGAATGCGTTACCTGCTCGATGGTCGCGAGAACCGTGATGTCCTCTACTCTATTGCTGTTGTTCGAGAGCTTTCACCCCACTTCGATTCTACATACAACAACGCTCCGCAGCACGTTGACGAGAGCGACCCCAAGAATAGGCTTGCGGTTGCATCCAAATTCATCTTCGACGAGTCACAAGTGACAGGAGGTACGACCAACGTGGTTCGCCGGTTCTGCGACATCGCACATAGAGCATTCGTCAATCCAGGTGTCAATATCGCTCGGAGAAATTAA
- a CDS encoding hypothetical protein (TransMembrane:1 (i12-30o)~BUSCO:28048at5125) has product MVFISRRTRRRLRPIFILLLISVFIIYTILPHDSAIRLALVFNVSRFFNFLRGAASNKDAWLYKAPRFTVDLKNDVGYLIKTGYGTRHRVAEQLAAFKATGGYLGKEGESFLVVGDWTTVNQTDASLIGATVHDAIKRVMETKIKGKIDDYPRLVKYMSLQARLQAGDEEEALKIGQTYGWELDALKFIMGMEMIYNELPNKKWYIILDDDTFLIRPSLELLMGHIDYRKPQYIGNAVGDYKARFGHGGSGILISGEAMRQLFQHPGIVQEAYAESMTETWGDRLVATTLQKLGIYIEEAYNHHFNGEPPSITRIWGDRFCSPLVSFHGLRKPGEMRRVGETLAEVDQPVLWHDVWQLFGGSAISALESRPTELMADHVGKPDEHTRSWGDVRSANACQKRCEQSGRRCLAWTYEMEIERCHTSPWLLLGADGATGKASGINWPEVKPLLNGCR; this is encoded by the exons ATGGTTTTCATCTCTCGACGTACAAGACGTCGCCTACGACCTATCtttattcttcttctcataTCTGTGTTTATAATTTACACTATCCTCCCTCACGATTCAGCGATTCGCCTAGCGCTCGTCTTCAATGTTTCGCGTTTCTTCAATTTCCTCCGCGGCGCAGCATCAAACAAAGATGCTTGGCTATACAAGGCACCACGTTTCACCGTGGACCTTAAAAACGACGTGGGTTATCTCATCAAAACCGGTTATGGAACGCGTCATAGGGTAGCCGAACAGCTTGCTGCGTTCAAGGCAACAGGTGGTTACCTAGGAAAGGAAGGCGAGAGTTTCCTCGTCGTTGGAGATTGGACAACTGTGAACCAGACAGATGCAAGTCTGATTGGTGCCACGGTGCACGATGCTATCAAAAGGGTCATGGAGACCAAAATCAAGGGTAAAATTGATGATTACCCCAGGCTTGTCAAGTACATGAGTCTCCAGGCCAGGCTCCAGGCCggagatgaggaagaggcccTGAAAATTGGCCAGACCTATGGATGGGAACTCGATGCCCTCAAG TTTATCATGGGTATGGAGATGATATATAACGAGTTGCCCAACAAGAAGTGGTACATCATTTTGGATGATGATACCTTCTTGATTCGGCCGTCTCTGGAGCTCCTCATGGGCCATATTGACTACCGAAAACCCCAGTATATTGGCAACGCGGTGGGCGATTACAAGGCGCGCTTTGGACATGGAGGATCTGGCATTCTGATCTCCGGAGAAGCGATGCGACAGTTGTTTCAACATCCAGGCATCGTGCAGGAAGCATATGCCGAATCCATGACTGAGACGTGGGGAGACCGCCTGGTGGCAACAACACTACAGAAGCTGGGGATCTACATCGAGGAGGCGTATAATCATCATTTCAACGGTGAACCACCATCCATCACACGTATCTGGGGCGATCGCTTTTGCTCACCCCTGGTTTCTTTCCATGGCTTGCGGAAGCCCGGTGAAATGCGCCGCGTCGGAGAGACCCTTGCGGAGGTAGACCAGCCGGTGCTATGGCACGATGTCTGGCAGTTGTTCGGGGGGTCAGCCATATCGGCGCTCGAGAGCCGGCCGACCGAGTTGATGGCGGACCATGTGGGTAAACCGGACGAGCACACCCGCTCGTGGGGCGACGTCAGAAGTGCCAACGCTTGCCAAAAGCGATGTGAGCAAAGTGGACGGCGCTGCTTGGCATGGACATATGAGATGGAGATTGAGCGGTGTCACACGAGTCCTTGGCTATTGCTGGGGGCGGACGGCGCTACAGGGAAAGCATCGGGGATAAACTGGCCTGAGGTAAAGCCATTGCTCAACGGCTGCAGATAA